A single region of the Saprospiraceae bacterium genome encodes:
- a CDS encoding DUF4240 domain-containing protein — protein sequence MTENCNCSVVFAEQIGDRKYGGEKHFSVDIFLYARACVVANGKEFFTSVLHDPTKMPKSYTFEALLYLAAKAYEDKTALPWTYLPKKSYETFSNRKGWNGKESPTF from the coding sequence TTGACTGAAAATTGCAATTGTTCAGTAGTTTTTGCAGAACAAATCGGTGATCGGAAGTATGGAGGAGAGAAACATTTCTCGGTAGACATTTTTTTATATGCTCGTGCATGTGTTGTGGCGAATGGAAAAGAGTTTTTCACAAGCGTACTACATGATCCTACAAAGATGCCTAAATCCTATACTTTTGAGGCGCTCCTTTATTTAGCCGCCAAAGCTTATGAAGATAAAACAGCACTCCCCTGGACTTATCTTCCAAAAAAGAGTTATGAAACTTTCTCCAATAGAAAAGGTTGGAATGGGAAAGAAAGTCCGACTTTTTAA